In one Lasioglossum baleicum unplaced genomic scaffold, iyLasBale1 scaffold2609, whole genome shotgun sequence genomic region, the following are encoded:
- the LOC143221531 gene encoding glutamate receptor ionotropic, NMDA 2B-like, producing the protein MKQSDRERRSSSHKRENEIVTNKKQRREEIIIWNASDGSYCLEKCLPTDEILKSLCDKFLPSNVSAILYLMNYEMYGRSTASAQYFLQLAGYLGIPVIAWNADNSGLERRASQSNLQLQLAPSLEHQTAAMLSILERYKWHQFSVVTSQIAGHDDFVQAVRERISDMQDTFKFTILSAIMVTDPRDLLELVNSESRVMLLYSTREEAISILSAAHDYKITGENYVWVVTQSVIENLQTPSQFPIGML; encoded by the exons ATGAAGCAAAGCGATCGTGAACGAAGATCCAGCAGCCATAAACGAGAAAATGAAATCGTAACCAATAAGAAGCAGCGAAGAGAGGAGATTATCATCTGGAACGCGTCAGATGGGTCTTATTGCCTGGAGAAATGCTTGCCAACAGATG AAATTCTGAAATCGCTATGCGACAAATTCCTGCCGAGCAACGTGTCCGCCATCTTGTACCTGATGAACTACGAGATGTACGGCCGCAGCACGGCCAGTGCTCAATATTTTCTCCAGCTAGCCGGTTACTTGGGAATTCCAGTGATCGCGTGGAACGCGGACAACTCGGGATTGGAACGG AGAGCCTCGCAGAGCAACCTGCAGCTGCAGCTGGCGCCATCGCTGGAGCACCAAACTGCCGCGATGCTGAGCATCCTCGAGAGGTACAAATGGCATCAATTCAGCGTGGTCACCTCGCAGATTGCGGGGCACGACGATTTCGTGCAGGCAGTCCGCGAGAGAATATCCGACATGCAGGACACCTTCAAGTTCACCATTCTCAGCGCGATCATGGTGACCGATCCGCGGGACCTCCTCGAGCTGGTAAACAGCGAGTCCAGGGTGATGCTACTCTATTCGACCAGAGAGGAAGCCATCAGCATCCTGAGCGCGGCCCATGATTACAAGATCACCGGGGAAAATTACGTTTGGGTCGTGACGCAGAGTGTCATCGAGAACCTTCAGACACCCAGCCAATTTCCAATCGGAATGCTCG